A genomic segment from Nicotiana sylvestris chromosome 1, ASM39365v2, whole genome shotgun sequence encodes:
- the LOC104223186 gene encoding dihydrolipoyl dehydrogenase 2, chloroplastic-like, translated as MQSSISLSLSSPSTVCRSDCSAVASNANVTLLTPPRSLRFCGLRREAFGFKSFNSSVHTRFQSSKTTRLSCSNRIAASLGGNGAPSKGFDYDLVIIGAGVGGHGAALHAVEKGLKTAIIEGDVVGGTCVNRGCVPSKALLAVSGRMRELQNEPHMKSFGLQVAAAGYDRQGVADHANNLASKIRSNLTNSMKALGVDILTGFGKILGPQKVKYGDTVITAKDIIIATGSVPSVPKGIEVDGKTVITSDHALKLEFVPQWIAIVGSGYIGLEFSDVYTALGSEVTFVEALDQLMPGFDPEIGKLAQRVLINPRKIDYHTGVFASKITPAKDGKPVTIELIDAKTKELKDTLEVDAALIATGRAPFTQGLGLENINVQTQRGFIPVDERMCVIDANGELVPHLYCIGDANGKMMLAHAASAQGISVVEQVTGKDHILNHLSIPAACFTHPEISMVGLTEPQAREKAEKEGFEIGIAKTSFKANTKALAENEGEGIAKMIYRPDNGEILGVHIFGMHAADLIHEASNAIAMGTRIQDIKFAVHAHPTLSEVIDELFKAAKVKADTSSPVAEPVAA; from the exons ATGCAGTCTTCAATTTCTCTATCGCTATCTTCTCCATCAACGGTCTGTAGATCGGACTGCTCCGCTGTCGCTTCCAATGCGAACGTCACTTTGCTGACTCCGCCACGATCACTTCGATTCTGCGGTCTTAGAAGGGAGGCTTTTGGGTTCAAATCATTTAATTCGTCTGTTCATACGCGTTTCCAATCATCTAAGACTACGAGGCTTTCGTGCTCCAACAGAATCGCGGCTTCTTTGGGTGGAAATGGAGCACCTTCCAAGGGTTTTGATTATGATCTGGTTATTATTGGAGCTGGTGTTGGTGGTCATGGTGCTGCTCTTCATGCCGTTGAGAAG GGCTTGAAAACTGCTATCATCGAAGGGGACGTAGTTGGAGGAACATGTGTAAATAGGGGATGTGTTCCTTCCAAAGCTCTTTTAGCTGTGAGCGGGCGCATGCGGGAGCTTCAGAATGAACCCCATATGAAGTCTTTTGGTCTCCAG GTTGCTGCCGCCGGATATGACAGACAGGGTGTTGCTGATCATGCAAATAATTTGGCCTCCAAGATTCGTAGTAATTTGACCAATTCAATGAAAGCCCTTGGTGTGGATATATTGACAGGTTTTGGAAAAATTTTG GGTCCACAAAAGGTCAAATATGGAGATACTGTAATAACAGCAAAAGATATAATAATTGCAACTGGTTCTGTCCCCTCTGTGCCCAAAGGCATCGAGGTTGATG GTAAGACAGTGATAACAAGTGATCATGCACTCAAATTGGAATTTGTACCTCAATGGATTGCTATTGTCGGAAGTGGTTACATTGGACTAGAATTTAGTGATGTGTATACGGCACTAGGAAGTGAG GTTACCTTTGTTGAGGCTTTAGATCAGCTCATGCCCGGCTTTGATCCTGAGATTGGGAAGTTGGCACAGCGAGTCCTCATAAATCCTCGAAAGATCGATTATCATACAGGTGTATTTGCAAGCAAG ATAACTCCAGCAAAGGATGGAAAACCAGTGACTATTGAGCTTATTGATGCAAAGACTAAGGAACTCAAGGATACATTGGAA GTAGATGCTGCTCTAATTGCGACTGGAAGGGCACCATTCACCCAGGGACTTGGCCTGGAAAAT ATAAATGTTCAAACACAACGTGGATTTATTCCTGTTGATGAACGGATGTGTGTTATTGATGCCAATGGAGAGTTG GTCCCTCACTTGTATTGCATTGGTGATGCAAATGGAAAAATGATGCTTGCACATGCTGCAAGTGCACAAGGAATCTCTG TTGTTGAGCAAGTTACTGGAAAAGACCACATCCTGAATCATTTAAGCATTCCAGCTGCATGCTTTACCCATCCTGAAATCAGTATGGTTGGATTAACAGAG CCTCAAGCCAGAGAAAAAGCCGAAAAGGAGGGCTTTGAGATTGGTATAGCCAAGACTAGTTTCAAGGCTAACACAAAAGCCCTTGCTGAAAATGAAGGGGAGGGAATTGCAAAG ATGATATACAGACCCGACAATGGGGAGATACTAGGAGTTCACATCTTTGGAATGCATGCTGCGGACCTCATACATGAAGCATCCAACGCCATAGCTATGGGAACACGTATACAG GACATAAAGTTTGCTGTTCATGCACATCCAACCTTGTCTGAAGTGATTGATGAACTCTTTAAGGCAGCAAAG GTTAAAGCTGACACTTCTAGTCCAGTTGCTGAGCCAGTTGCAGCCTAA